Within the candidate division TA06 bacterium genome, the region TGCTTTTGATATATACTCTGACGGAAGTTTTAGTATATTTCGGTTTTGCGATTTTACCAATCTAGCCGGCAAAACCAAAAACTCTTGGCGAATAGTTTGAGCGGTAGCATTTTTAAATCGAGGTGGCAGACAGAGCCGCTTAAACCAATTGAGAATGTTGTAGGAGAATGTCAACAAGGAGAAAAACGCCTGATTGGCCTGAAAGCTATTGGTCGGAATTCTTGGCCAAGGAAAAGCTCTGTTTCAATTCGCGGATATCCGTCTCGATAGCTGCCCGAGGACGATAAAAATACCAGACCTGTTCTGCCTGTAAAGGTAAGTTGGTGACAAACACTTGATATGAATAGCGTTCGTTATCGGCCACCGGTCTTCTGATAACAACAAAACGGTGCGGTGTTTTCCATCCCATGGGTTGATAGGTAAATTCTACCACAGCGGTAGTCGGTTTAAACAACCGATACCGAATACTACAGACCGTTCGTTTGATTGGTTTCGTCAGCTTGGCCACGACAGCATAGCCGACATGGGCTTCTTCGAGGGCTGCAATAAATTTATGATCGAAGAATCCCGAATCGGCCCGGGCTCGAATACGATAAATATGTTCTTCGAGGGCTGCAATAAATTTATGATCGAAGAATCCCGAATCGGCCCGGGCTCGAATACGATAAATATGGGAAGGTGCTTTGGCTAAACAATT harbors:
- a CDS encoding transposase produces the protein MPTNSFQANQAFFSLLTFSYNILNWFKRLCLPPRFKNATAQTIRQEFLVLPARLVKSQNRNILKLPSEYISKA
- a CDS encoding transposase, encoding MYRIRARADSGFFDHKFIAALEEHIYRIRARADSGFFDHKFIAALEEAHVGYAVVAKLTKPIKRTVCSIRYRLFKPTTAVVEFTYQPMGWKTPHRFVVIRRPVADNERYSYQVFVTNLPLQAEQVWYFYRPRAAIETDIRELKQSFSLAKNSDQ